In Streptomyces sp. NBC_00433, a single genomic region encodes these proteins:
- a CDS encoding ROK family protein: MNGGGQPASKQSMRRHNLALVLRQVAASESASRATVAARVGLTKATVSSLVEELRLAGLVVEHVPENQGRVGRPGGALALNPQGAAGVGVEVNVDYTAVCVADLTGAPRVRLTERADNRGRDVEETLHSAGRLAARACAAARRAGLTPVQVTLGVPGLVHDDRVLHAPNLDWRHIPAADLLVRGLGRQRLAVSVDNEANLAAIGEFQARPAGAGASFLYVSGEIGIGAGLMVDGELFRGGGFAGEIGHVTVIPDGPECGCGARGCLERYAGQDALLQAAALDSVSATRLGSATAATATATRTGGGPGRHALQEAPAEGNAPVEQLAALAAEGDDAAVRALAVAGRALGVALSGAVNLLDPPEVVIGGIYATLAPWLIPSLQVQLHERVTSGRWRSDRLQVSGLGTEAAVRGAAGAGVQAILRDPSAYIDLTSPVL, translated from the coding sequence ATGAACGGCGGCGGTCAGCCGGCGAGCAAGCAGAGCATGCGCCGGCACAACCTGGCGCTGGTGCTCCGTCAGGTCGCGGCCAGTGAAAGCGCCTCGCGGGCCACCGTCGCCGCCCGGGTGGGCCTGACCAAGGCCACCGTCTCCTCGCTGGTCGAGGAGTTGCGGCTGGCCGGGCTGGTCGTCGAGCACGTGCCGGAGAACCAGGGCAGGGTCGGCCGTCCGGGCGGCGCGCTCGCGCTCAACCCGCAGGGCGCGGCCGGCGTGGGCGTCGAGGTCAACGTCGACTACACCGCGGTCTGCGTCGCCGACCTGACCGGCGCCCCCCGGGTCCGCCTCACCGAGCGCGCCGACAACCGCGGCCGGGACGTCGAGGAGACGCTGCACTCGGCCGGCCGGCTCGCGGCCAGGGCCTGCGCCGCCGCCCGCCGCGCCGGACTCACCCCGGTCCAGGTCACCCTGGGCGTCCCCGGCCTGGTCCACGACGACAGGGTGCTGCACGCGCCCAACCTCGACTGGCGCCACATCCCCGCCGCCGACCTGCTGGTACGCGGCCTGGGCCGGCAGCGGCTCGCGGTGTCGGTCGACAACGAGGCCAACCTCGCGGCGATCGGCGAATTCCAGGCCAGGCCGGCCGGCGCGGGGGCGAGCTTCCTGTACGTGTCGGGGGAGATCGGCATCGGCGCCGGGCTGATGGTCGACGGCGAGCTCTTCCGCGGCGGCGGTTTCGCCGGCGAGATCGGCCATGTCACGGTGATCCCCGACGGACCCGAGTGCGGCTGCGGCGCGCGGGGCTGCCTGGAGCGCTACGCGGGGCAGGACGCGCTGCTGCAGGCCGCCGCGCTCGACTCGGTGAGCGCGACCCGGCTGGGCTCGGCGACCGCGGCGACCGCCACCGCGACCCGTACCGGCGGCGGACCGGGGCGGCACGCCCTGCAAGAGGCGCCGGCCGAGGGCAACGCCCCGGTGGAGCAGCTCGCGGCGCTGGCCGCCGAGGGCGACGACGCCGCGGTCAGGGCGCTCGCGGTGGCCGGCCGGGCGCTGGGCGTCGCGCTGTCCGGGGCGGTGAACCTGCTCGACCCGCCCGAGGTGGTGATCGGCGGGATATACGCCACGCTGGCGCCCTGGCTGATCCCCAGCCTCCAGGTGCAGCTGCACGAGCGGGTCACCTCGGGCCGCTGGCGGTCCGACCGGCTCCAGGTCTCCGGGCTCGGCACCGAGGCGGCCGTCAGGGGCGCCGCGGGCGCCGGGGTGCAGGCGATCCTGCGCGACCCGTCGGCCTACATCGACCTGACCAGCCCGGTGCTCTGA
- a CDS encoding inositol-3-phosphate synthase: MGSATAHGPRLGVWIIGARGSVATTVVVGAAAVAAGLAPPVGCVTELPDFRETGLTPVGDLVFGGCDITGIPLAKRAEQLVAAGVVPADLPASLQQALTAADREIRPGVGAAAGSQAPQAAAIAGQLADFRERHGLDRVVVVNLSSTAPQAAPHPAFADLAALRAALAGPDPVLPPHALYAYAALGAGCGYIDFTPSGAMRLPALDELARTIGVPYTGNDGKTGETLVRSALAPMFAHRALRVRAWSGTNLLGGGDGATLADPSAAASKNASKARSLTELLPDPVEGEVHIDEVPALGDWKTAWDHIAFDGFLGVRMTMQFTWQGCDSALAAPLVLDLVRLLDRAMDRGAVGVQPQFAFFFKDPMGATEHRLVPQYERLLAWARTPL, from the coding sequence ATGGGTTCGGCCACCGCACACGGTCCCCGTCTCGGGGTGTGGATCATCGGCGCACGCGGCTCGGTCGCCACGACGGTCGTCGTCGGCGCCGCGGCCGTGGCGGCGGGCCTCGCCCCGCCCGTCGGCTGCGTCACCGAACTGCCCGACTTCCGCGAGACAGGGCTCACCCCGGTCGGCGACCTGGTCTTCGGCGGCTGCGACATCACCGGCATCCCGCTGGCCAAACGCGCAGAACAGCTGGTCGCGGCCGGTGTCGTACCCGCCGACCTGCCCGCCTCCCTCCAACAGGCGCTGACCGCCGCCGACCGGGAGATCCGCCCCGGCGTCGGCGCCGCGGCCGGCTCCCAGGCACCCCAGGCCGCCGCGATCGCCGGGCAGCTCGCGGACTTCCGCGAACGCCACGGGCTGGACCGGGTCGTGGTGGTCAACCTGTCCTCCACCGCCCCGCAGGCCGCCCCGCACCCCGCCTTCGCCGACCTGGCCGCGCTGCGCGCCGCGCTGGCGGGCCCCGACCCCGTCCTGCCGCCGCACGCGCTCTACGCCTACGCTGCGCTCGGCGCCGGGTGCGGCTACATCGACTTCACCCCGTCCGGCGCGATGCGGCTGCCCGCACTCGACGAACTCGCCCGCACTATCGGTGTCCCTTACACGGGCAACGACGGAAAGACCGGCGAGACCCTGGTCAGGAGCGCGCTCGCCCCGATGTTCGCGCACCGGGCGCTCCGCGTACGGGCCTGGTCCGGTACGAACCTGCTCGGCGGCGGGGACGGGGCGACGCTCGCGGACCCGTCCGCCGCGGCGAGCAAGAACGCGTCCAAGGCCCGCAGCCTCACCGAGCTCCTCCCCGACCCGGTCGAGGGCGAGGTCCACATCGACGAGGTGCCCGCGCTGGGCGACTGGAAGACGGCGTGGGACCACATCGCCTTCGACGGCTTCCTCGGCGTGCGGATGACGATGCAATTCACCTGGCAGGGGTGCGATTCGGCTCTCGCCGCGCCGTTGGTGCTGGACCTGGTGCGGCTCCTGGACCGCGCCATGGACCGCGGGGCGGTGGGGGTGCAGCCGCAGTTCGCCTTCTTCTTCAAGGACCCGATGGGGGCGACGGAGCATCGGCTTGTGCCCCAGTACGAACGCCTCCTGGCTTGGGCCAGGACCCCGTTGTGA
- a CDS encoding ThuA domain-containing protein: MRTPRPRTRLALLAALSLSAAAVLTAAAPAVSAAPAPSSADRAAAASFKILVFSKTTGYRHDSIPAGIAAIQRLGQQNNFTVVATEDDTQFTDANLAQYAAVVFLSATGDPVTTQAGKDAFQRYIEHGGGYVGVHAASDSGYNWAWYGNLVGAYFKQHPAIQPATVNIEEHTHPSTQGLPNSYTHTDEWYDFQTNPRSKVHVLASVDDNSYSGSTMGADHPTTWCHNFDGGRAWYTGMGHTNESYTEANFLHLLLGGIQTAAGVVPADCSISSTPPVVHGISLKAHANGKYVTAPSTTQPLIASSTTVGTNQTFDEVDLGGGNIALRAHTNNQFVAAENAGAASLIANRAAQGSWETFQLIHNSDGSISLKATVNSRYVTADNAGAAALIANRTAIGPWEEFDLSTF; encoded by the coding sequence ATGCGCACGCCCCGCCCACGCACCCGTCTTGCCCTGCTCGCGGCCTTGAGCCTGTCCGCGGCAGCCGTCCTGACCGCCGCCGCCCCCGCGGTGAGCGCCGCCCCCGCCCCGTCGTCCGCCGACCGGGCCGCGGCGGCGTCCTTCAAGATCCTGGTCTTCTCCAAGACCACCGGCTACCGGCACGACTCCATCCCGGCCGGCATCGCCGCCATCCAGCGCCTGGGCCAGCAGAACAACTTCACCGTCGTCGCCACCGAGGACGACACCCAGTTCACCGACGCCAACCTGGCGCAGTACGCGGCCGTGGTCTTCCTGTCCGCGACCGGCGACCCGGTGACCACCCAGGCCGGGAAGGACGCCTTCCAGCGCTACATCGAGCACGGCGGCGGCTACGTCGGCGTCCACGCCGCCTCCGACAGCGGCTACAACTGGGCCTGGTACGGCAACCTGGTCGGCGCGTACTTCAAGCAGCACCCGGCCATCCAGCCGGCCACCGTGAACATCGAGGAGCACACCCACCCTTCGACCCAGGGCCTGCCCAACTCGTACACCCACACCGACGAGTGGTACGACTTCCAGACCAACCCGCGTTCGAAGGTGCACGTCCTGGCGTCGGTGGACGACAACTCGTACTCCGGCTCCACCATGGGCGCCGACCACCCCACCACCTGGTGCCACAACTTCGACGGCGGCCGCGCCTGGTACACCGGCATGGGCCACACCAACGAGAGCTACACCGAGGCGAACTTCCTGCACCTGCTGCTCGGCGGCATCCAGACCGCGGCCGGCGTCGTGCCCGCCGACTGCTCGATCAGCTCCACCCCGCCCGTGGTGCACGGCATCAGCCTGAAGGCGCACGCCAACGGCAAGTACGTGACCGCGCCGAGCACGACGCAGCCGCTGATCGCCAGCAGCACCACGGTCGGCACCAACCAGACCTTCGACGAGGTCGACCTCGGCGGCGGCAACATCGCGCTGCGGGCCCACACCAACAACCAGTTCGTGGCGGCGGAGAACGCCGGAGCGGCCTCGCTGATCGCCAACCGGGCGGCGCAGGGATCCTGGGAGACCTTCCAGCTGATCCACAACTCCGACGGCAGCATCAGCCTGAAGGCCACGGTCAACAGCAGGTACGTGACCGCCGACAACGCGGGCGCGGCCGCGCTGATCGCCAACCGCACGGCCATCGGCCCGTGGGAGGAGTTCGACCTCTCCACCTTCTGA
- a CDS encoding UbiA family prenyltransferase: MATVEVFAELVRAPAALTVPGDVLVGGSAAGWPHGRPATAGLATASVLLYWGGMALNDYADREVDAVERPGRPIPSGRMGAGTALATAVALTGAGLGVAAAAGGRAALATALPLAATVWAYDLALKDTALGAPAMAAARGLDVLLGAGQDARGRRAAAPAAAVVAAHTGIVMALSRREAQGSSHALPEATLAATAALAAGVAAAPGASARQRGAAAALLSVYGSTFGAAQFAAIRKPDPRRLQRAVGAGILGLIPLQAALAARSGAVGAALPLLAALPLARRLSRKVSPT; the protein is encoded by the coding sequence ATGGCCACAGTTGAGGTATTCGCCGAGTTGGTGCGGGCGCCCGCCGCCCTCACCGTGCCGGGCGACGTACTCGTCGGAGGGAGCGCGGCCGGGTGGCCGCACGGCCGCCCGGCCACCGCGGGGCTCGCCACCGCCTCCGTGCTGCTCTACTGGGGCGGCATGGCGCTCAACGACTACGCCGACCGCGAGGTCGACGCCGTCGAGCGGCCGGGGCGGCCGATCCCGTCGGGCCGGATGGGCGCCGGGACGGCGCTGGCGACCGCGGTCGCGCTGACCGGCGCCGGCCTGGGCGTCGCGGCCGCGGCGGGCGGGCGAGCGGCGCTGGCGACCGCGCTGCCGCTGGCCGCCACGGTGTGGGCGTACGACCTGGCACTGAAGGACACCGCGCTCGGCGCGCCGGCGATGGCCGCGGCCCGCGGCCTGGACGTGCTGCTCGGAGCGGGGCAGGACGCCCGGGGCCGGCGGGCGGCGGCGCCCGCCGCCGCGGTGGTCGCGGCGCACACCGGGATCGTGATGGCGCTGAGCCGCCGCGAGGCGCAGGGCTCGTCGCACGCGCTGCCCGAGGCGACCCTGGCCGCGACGGCGGCCCTCGCGGCGGGCGTCGCGGCGGCCCCGGGCGCGAGCGCCCGGCAGCGGGGCGCGGCGGCCGCGCTGCTGTCCGTGTACGGAAGCACCTTCGGCGCCGCCCAGTTCGCGGCGATACGCAAGCCCGACCCGCGCCGCCTGCAACGGGCGGTCGGCGCCGGGATCCTCGGCCTGATCCCGTTGCAGGCGGCGCTGGCGGCCAGGTCCGGAGCGGTCGGGGCCGCGCTCCCCCTGCTGGCAGCGCTGCCGCTGGCCCGCCGGCTCTCACGGAAGGTCTCACCGACGTGA
- a CDS encoding PQQ-dependent sugar dehydrogenase: protein MAVLTLPVLAVLATVPADASPRQSTAAAKPAVAGVPDSSFQKVLLNNSGGNPLQLDIASDGRVFFIDMLGDVRIVNTGGTTVTAGHLGVFTANESGLLAMALDPAFATNHWIYVYYSPSSASVDRLSRFTVNGSTLDMTSEKVVMEVPVQRAECCHHGAGMAMDHKNGNLWLSTGDNTNPFASDGYAPIDEQSGRATWDAQRTAGNTNSLSGKVLRIHPETNGTYTIPSGNLFAPGTAKTRPEIYAMGYRNPFRLALDPKTGFAVVGNYGPDAGAANSGRGPQNTVEWDLLSKPVNAGWPYCVGNNTPYIDYNFATKTSGSAFDCAGGPTNNSPNNTGLTKLPPATPANVWYHYGADPNNFPLLSGGAPMAGPVYRYDANLVSDRKWPAAMDGQAIFSEWNTSKVFTFHIKSDNTGTDDIQSFLPSVSFKKPMDMKFGPDGALYMVEWGTGYGGNNADAGIYRIDYLNSSALPVAKASANRTSGPAPLAVTFSSSGSNDPAGGSLTYKWAFGDGSTSTTANPSHTYSAVGNYTAVLTVTNSAGKSSTASIDITAGNTMPTLTITAPPNGGMFDWGDKVNFAVTATDPEDGTVNCAQVKIQAILGHDTHGHPLDQYSGCSATVSTTLSNGHSDGDNVFYVIEASYTDKGGSGGAAPLTGRAQITLQSKHKQAEFFTDTGRAGDGQGTDTPGVTVENGADSAGGGQDIGFIEDGDYWSVSPIALNNITSVGFRTASANAGGRIEVRWNSPTGTLLGTATVPTTGAWQTYTDVTATLSNVPSGSGKVYFVARNGSGHTGPGALMNVNWMLFAGAGVGTPGTPGGGTGISLKAHANGKYVTAPSTTDPLIAGSTTVGTAQTFDEVDLGNGNIALRAHVNSQFVAAENAGAASLIANRATQGSWETFQLIHNSDGSISLKATVNGKYVTAENAGAGALIANRDAIGPWEEFDLGTV, encoded by the coding sequence GTGGCAGTGCTCACCCTGCCCGTACTCGCGGTGCTCGCCACCGTGCCCGCGGACGCCTCACCGCGGCAGAGCACCGCTGCCGCGAAGCCGGCCGTCGCCGGCGTCCCCGACAGCAGCTTCCAGAAGGTGCTGCTCAACAACTCGGGCGGAAACCCACTGCAGTTGGACATCGCCAGTGACGGGCGGGTCTTCTTCATCGACATGCTCGGCGACGTGCGGATCGTCAACACCGGCGGCACCACCGTGACCGCCGGGCACCTCGGCGTCTTCACGGCGAACGAGAGCGGTCTGCTGGCGATGGCGCTCGACCCGGCCTTCGCCACCAACCACTGGATCTACGTCTACTACTCGCCCTCGTCGGCGAGCGTCGACCGGCTCAGCCGCTTCACCGTCAACGGCTCCACGTTGGACATGACGAGCGAGAAGGTCGTCATGGAGGTCCCGGTCCAGCGCGCCGAGTGCTGCCACCACGGCGCCGGCATGGCCATGGACCACAAGAACGGCAACCTGTGGCTCTCCACCGGTGACAACACCAACCCGTTCGCCTCCGACGGCTACGCGCCGATCGACGAGCAGTCCGGCCGCGCCACGTGGGACGCCCAGCGCACCGCGGGCAACACCAACAGCCTGTCGGGCAAGGTGCTGCGCATCCACCCGGAGACCAACGGCACGTACACCATCCCGTCCGGCAACCTCTTCGCGCCCGGCACGGCCAAGACCAGGCCGGAAATCTATGCGATGGGCTACCGCAACCCCTTCCGGCTGGCCCTCGACCCGAAGACCGGCTTCGCGGTGGTCGGCAACTACGGCCCGGACGCCGGCGCCGCCAACTCCGGCCGCGGCCCGCAGAACACCGTCGAGTGGGACCTGCTGAGCAAGCCGGTCAACGCCGGCTGGCCGTACTGCGTCGGCAACAACACCCCCTACATCGACTACAACTTCGCCACCAAGACCTCCGGCTCCGCCTTCGACTGCGCGGGCGGCCCGACGAACAACTCCCCGAACAACACCGGCCTGACCAAGCTGCCGCCGGCCACCCCGGCCAACGTCTGGTACCACTACGGCGCGGACCCGAACAACTTCCCGCTGCTCAGCGGCGGCGCCCCGATGGCGGGCCCGGTCTACCGCTACGACGCCAACCTGGTCTCGGACCGCAAGTGGCCGGCCGCGATGGACGGCCAGGCGATCTTCTCCGAATGGAACACCAGCAAGGTCTTCACCTTCCACATCAAGTCGGACAACACCGGTACCGACGACATCCAGTCCTTCCTGCCGTCGGTGTCGTTCAAGAAGCCGATGGACATGAAGTTCGGTCCTGACGGCGCCCTTTACATGGTCGAGTGGGGCACCGGCTACGGCGGCAACAACGCCGATGCCGGCATCTACCGCATCGACTACCTCAACAGCAGTGCGCTGCCGGTCGCCAAGGCGAGCGCCAACCGCACCAGCGGCCCCGCGCCACTGGCGGTGACCTTCTCCAGCAGCGGCTCCAACGACCCGGCGGGCGGCAGCCTCACCTACAAGTGGGCTTTCGGTGACGGGTCCACCTCGACCACCGCCAACCCCAGCCACACCTACAGCGCGGTCGGCAACTACACCGCCGTGCTGACCGTCACCAACAGCGCGGGCAAGAGCTCGACCGCGAGCATCGACATCACCGCGGGCAACACCATGCCGACGCTCACCATCACCGCGCCGCCCAACGGCGGGATGTTCGACTGGGGTGACAAGGTCAACTTCGCGGTCACCGCCACCGACCCCGAGGACGGCACGGTCAACTGCGCCCAGGTCAAGATCCAGGCCATCCTGGGCCACGACACCCACGGCCACCCGCTCGACCAGTACAGCGGGTGCTCCGCCACCGTCTCCACGACGCTGTCCAACGGCCACAGCGACGGGGACAACGTCTTCTACGTGATCGAGGCCAGCTACACCGACAAGGGCGGCAGCGGCGGGGCCGCACCGCTCACCGGCCGGGCCCAGATCACCCTGCAATCCAAGCACAAGCAGGCTGAGTTCTTCACCGACACCGGCCGCGCCGGCGACGGGCAGGGCACCGACACCCCGGGTGTCACCGTCGAGAACGGCGCCGACAGCGCCGGCGGCGGCCAGGACATCGGCTTCATCGAGGACGGCGACTACTGGAGCGTGTCGCCGATCGCCCTGAACAACATCACCTCGGTGGGCTTCCGTACGGCCTCGGCGAACGCCGGCGGCCGCATCGAGGTCCGCTGGAACTCCCCGACCGGCACCCTGCTCGGCACCGCCACCGTACCGACCACCGGTGCCTGGCAGACGTACACCGACGTCACCGCCACCCTGAGCAATGTGCCGAGCGGCAGCGGCAAGGTCTACTTCGTCGCCCGCAACGGCTCGGGCCACACCGGGCCGGGTGCGCTGATGAACGTCAACTGGATGCTGTTCGCCGGCGCCGGGGTCGGCACCCCGGGCACCCCCGGCGGCGGTACCGGCATCAGCCTGAAGGCGCACGCCAACGGCAAGTACGTGACCGCGCCGAGCACGACGGATCCGCTGATCGCCGGCAGCACCACGGTCGGCACCGCCCAGACCTTCGACGAGGTCGACCTGGGCAACGGCAATATCGCGCTGCGCGCCCACGTCAACAGCCAGTTCGTGGCGGCGGAGAACGCCGGAGCGGCCTCGCTGATCGCCAACCGGGCGACGCAGGGATCCTGGGAGACCTTCCAGCTGATCCACAACTCCGACGGCAGCATCAGCCTGAAGGCCACGGTCAACGGCAAGTACGTGACGGCGGAGAACGCCGGCGCGGGTGCCCTGATCGCGAACCGGGACGCCATCGGCCCCTGGGAGGAGTTCGACCTGGGCACCGTGTGA